The Triticum urartu cultivar G1812 chromosome 6, Tu2.1, whole genome shotgun sequence genome includes the window CGCCCACGCCGCGTGGTTGCCGATGGCGTACTCCGAGAGCGCCCGCTCCGCGACCGTCAGGGACGCCCGCGCACGCTCGATCTCGGCGTGGAAGTAGGCGGGCGTCTCGGGGACGGGCAGAGGGGGGACAGGGACCCCGCCAGCGCTGAGCCTCCACCGCGTCGGAGCACGTACGTCGGGCGGCGCGGGGTAGTTGGCCTCGTGGAGGAGGTAGGCCTCCCACTCATGCAGGCCACCGCCGCGTCGCCGGGGTACCTCGCGCTCATGGTTACCGGGGGGGAGAGAGGGGCTCGAACGACGGAGAGAGGGGAGGAAGTGCGGCGGCGAGGAGGACTGCCGATGCCGATGGATGggtgaccggcggcagccttggcattgattctCCACGGGAAAACCGAGACGATGAGGACGACCACCCTTTGTCTCGCTGACGCGCTGGTCCCGCCGCTCTTTCGCGCCAAAACGTTCGCGCCGGCGCCCTCGGgcgcccccagcgcgccgggttcgggtTAGGTGCGCCGGCGTCAATTTCGGCCCAATTTGGCGAAAAATAAGTTCGTGTAGGCGCGACTGGATCGATTTTTCAACATCAGCACTAAAAAAGACTTTAGGAAGAAAGAAAGAGGGTCTATTGAAgacgcggctggagatgctctgaGACGCGGCGCACACAGACGGGGACGCCAGGCCACGGCAACCTATACGTATGCACGCACTGCCACGAGCGAGATGACAAGATGGGAGAACATGCAGATATGCGGTGCGTGCGCGTCTAGAGGTTTAGAACCGCCTGTGTACGTACGCATGTTGTACCTCCGTATGTACGTACGTAAGTCGACTCTCCAACCGCTGCAAAAATATATAGGAGTATATACAAGCGTATATGTACGGGCAGAAGTGAGTGTGACTCGAAAGCAACGGCCGTGCCCGTGCGTGCCTGCCCGGGGCTCGGTCTGTCACAGTTTTCATCTTTTGAATCTATAACCAAAGTAAAGGCATTTCGATTCTTACTGCAAAGGAATTAACCGGGCGCTGCCTTGAGCGGAAATGACTGGGAGCAGAGTGCCAAACGAGATGCCGGGTCCCCGATGATCAGCTCTCTTCCGCTTGCCCCGTATATCCAGCCACATGTTAAAGCATATCTGTAGCACGCCTCTTAGAGCAACCTTAATGAAGCGACTTATTTTGTCCACCGCTGTCTGTTTGGGTCAGCGCGAATAGAAATGTCGTTCCAACGTGTCGACCCAAACGAATGCGCGTCCGCTTGCGTCCGCCTGCCGACGCGGACACGAGAGGGACACACGCGCTTGCCCTCTCCCCTTCCCAGGCCCGCTGGTCGGTGTGACATTGGCCTCTTCCCATCGAACAGTACACCCTCAACCGCCTCCTTCATCGCCGACGCCGTCGGCCATTTTTTCAATAGATAAAGGATACGCAGATAGTTCTAGTATAGACATAAAAAATTAACTACTCGTCGTTTTCCGACTCCGACTCGgtaatgtcctcctccgacgtctgAATGTAGGTGTCAGTATACCGCTCGTCCTCGGAGTCCCAGGACGACGCTTCTCCTAGTTTCATGTTTAATTGCGCGTCCTGCTTCCGCCCACGCTTGTCCTCCCGATAGGCGGCTCGCTCCGTCCTCCTCGCCTCCCTCTCCGTCCTCCTTTGCTTGTAAAATTGGCGCTCATCGACGATGTCCTGCGGGAAGCGTTCGCACCACATAGCCATGGCTTCCACGTCCATCTCGGCGATGGTGAGGCGACGCTGCCGCCTCCGGTGGTCACGACGATCCTCGTCGGTGAAAAGCCACGGGAGAGGCGCGATATCCTGCGCCCACTGGCTCGTCGACACGTCGGGAAAATTCATCTCCCGACGAGGCCGCAGGAGGCGCCACGCCGCTGCGATGTACGTGCGGGCCGCCTCCTCTGCGGTGTCGAAGTTGCCGAGAATGAGGCGTTTCTCGCCAAACCAGATCTTGAAGGAGAAGGCGCCAGAGCGGCGCTCGCGGACTCCACGAAAATCCAAAGCACCCAGACAGCGCATCGACATGGTGGCACAGAGGCGGCGAGGCTAGTGAGAGGGGGCGAGACGAGTGGGCGCCGGACAGAGTGTGGAAGGAGCACCTTCTAAATAACGAGCGCCGCCCGCGGCACGCCAAAACCAGCACACGCTAGGCCAATTTTTTTCCCGCACGCGCGAACCTTTCCTGCGCGCTGGAGCGCCAAAACCAGGGCGACGACATGGCCCCTGGTATGATCTATGCGCGTGTGGTCATGAAATGGGTCGACGCATTGGGCGCACTGCCGACCCAAATCTAAAAGAGGGCGCCGGGCgggcggccgacccaaacggacagaaAATGGACAAAAGCGTCGTCCATTTGAGtcggcccgttggagttgctcttaaaATGCACTAAACTATAAAATAACTGTCAGCTTACAGTTTTAGACGGAAAAGGCGACCCAAATAGAACCCGTAAACGACTCTGATCTGTAAATTTCTTTTAAGGGGCACGGAAAACATTCCGATCAAATCTGTGAAAATAAGGATTTTCGAGACAACCCGGGGTGCCCTGTATACGCGAAAGACCGTTGGCGGAAATCCAACTGCCATCGAAACCTTCATGAATCGCTCCCGTCCGCCCGTCCTCAGCGGCCACGCTCACCTCGACCACCGCGCTCGAATTGCTACCTAGCTAGCTAGCTTCAAGCGAGTCAGCCGTGACCGCCTCGGCGGCGGCTGCCGCTGCAGTCAACACTGTTGTTGGCCCCAACCCGGGCGCGTCCGGTGGCGAGCACAAGGAGGTAGTCGCGGAGGCAGGGTGCACACACGGCGAGGGGACGGAGGTCGCAATGGGAAGGGCGTGAGGAAGGAGATGGTATATTTAGATAATATTCTTTTTCACGGGTTGATCATACGGGCTCTGTTCGGCCGCAGCTAAAATGAACCTTTATAATGCGTTTTTCTCGGCCCTTAAAACACTTATGTGGGTCACAGTTTTaaggggtctgctagagatgctttTATGGtggtaagggcatctccaatcGCAGACCCGTAAACTTTCTGCAACCGTTTGGACCACACTGTCTGAACCGCGGAAGCCATCCAACACGACCCTGTATCGGTCCGTGAGGCGGTCCGGACGCGATTTATCCCGCAAACCGGAGATAAAAATGGAGAGGTTTGTGGGAGTCCGAAACGATCTCAAGCCTGTTTCTGACTGCCCGGGCCAAACCAAAAACCCCCACATCCCTTCCGTGCGTATTCGATCGGCGCCACTTCCGAGCGTCAGCGCCTGCATTCATGCCCGCCCAAAGCAGACGCGGCCgctcactggcgccggcattgaagtGGCGCGCTGATCGAGAAAGCACCATccgcgccgcttcccggtgcatgCGACTGCCGCGCATTCAAACGACACAATGGCCGGCCGCCTGTCCGTCTGTCTGCCAGACGCATTGATGGCACGCGGTTGCGGAGGCGTCTCCTTCGGCCCcatccgtccgtccatctgccgcccaccaGTGCTATATAAACCACTCTCCTGATGCCCCGGCCATAGCCACACTCATCCCTCTCCACACCACTCCCCGCCATGGATCCCTCTACGGCCAAATCTCTTTGGGACGGGCTGACGCCAGAGCAGACGAAGACCATGACCACCATTGCTATCGAAGATGCCGGCACGTCCGCAGGCGCCGCCTGCAGCGAGGAAGAGTAGTGCACGGTAGGTAGCCGCCGCTCGTGTCCTAGGAAGGCCACTGCTCCTCCCCTCCCGTCGACACCAAGCTTGATGGGCTCAACATCTTCGATCGTTTAGTCACTTGACGGCGACGTGGAGGCGGATTGCTAGCCCAACAAGCTGAAAAAGGCGAAGCTTCCGTTCTCTTGGTTCATGGCCGGAGACGGGGACCGGACGACGGCGATCATGTAGATTAGCCCGTCTAGGACCGCTTTCATGTATTTGTAATGAAATCCGTCATATTTATATAAAATCAGTCCGTGTTTATATGAAATCCACACTTGTTTGCATGATTTTCTTTCAGTTGATTTGAGTTGTTGTGAAAATATATGCGGCTATCGTTGGATGACTGCCTCCCGCATCTATGTCAGGTTGCCAATGCAGATGCCCTAAACCATCCCAGCCCCCAATTATTTCCCGTTTATTTGCTGCGCATGGACATTAGCGTTTGTCCTAACAGAAAGAGACACGGAAGTACGCCGCCGATACCGCGTCACCAACGCGAAAAGGGACGCGACCCGGCCGCCGGTCCTGGCTGCTTACCAAACCAACCAAACAAGATATCCCATCTACATGTACCGGTAGCAGGCTGCTGGCTGATTGGCAGAAATCACGAGATTAGCATTACCTAATCTCCCGCTGCGGGGCCCCGCCGGGGACGGCCAGGAAATAATCAACGGCCTAGAACTAGGACAAAGGGTAGTTGATTAAAGATTGTTATGTTTCTCAATAAATTACATCTTCTTTAATGAATGAAACAACTAAGTTTTTTTAGCTGACGGCCAAAACTGAAAAAAAAAACTAAGGCCCTCTTTTATTCAAAGGAATTGGAAAACTGTAGTGGGATACCATAGCGTATATAGCATTTGATGCCACAGACAAAACCAAGAATATGTAAAACGATGTTGGAGTGGATGCCATTCCTATGAAACGTAATTACACATAATTGTTTAGAATAGCATTCCTATAGGATTCAATATTACACATAAAACGATCAGCATAGAAAAATGTCTAAGGGTTCTAACACTCCAAAAATCTTATAGAATTCATTTGAATCAAATGAGCCCTAAAGACAGAAAAAACATCTTCTCCACAACCCCGCAACTGATTTTCACATCTTGGTTTCTCATCAAGTTGTTGCGGGATTTAAAAAAGCATAACCAACCTAGAATTTAGATGCTATCCCCATGACGGGGATCCCGTTCCTCACATCACCATCACGCGATTGTGAACTAGAGAGATGTTGGCTCGTTTTGCACACAAATGATTTCTCTAGTATTAAGATGTCGTTTTATATGTAGGCCGGGTCAAACTATCTATTGATTTGATGGGCTAACCTTTTTGCCTTGGTTGTCTAAAAATGTTGCTAATCTATCGGGTAGTCAAATATGGTATGCTGGCCGCAAACCATTAGCCATGTAACTATTGGCTCAGAAAACAAATTAGCCATGTAACTATGATGCCGTCGTGTGAAAGACAAAATTGTCATTTTAAATGTTCTCTGGTTTTAAAATGTGGTTTGATATGTAGGCCGTGCTTCAAATTTTGCACTAAACCATATAGGTACTAAAAAAATGTTACCAATTTGTTGTGTCGCCAATTTCTGGCCGAAGATCATCCCGACATGTACTGCATCATTTTACTTTAACTTCTCTCCGCATTCGTCGTCGCTGAAACCCCTTCCTGCCATTCCGATCCGAAGCGCCCAAAAGTAGAGCTCGTCGTCGCGCATGATGAAAAGCCATGACCTCACCGCTCCAAGGAAATCGATGTATGGCCAGgtacaagtaggatgtaattaaGCGTCGGACCACGTCTTCAAATGCAGTACACATGATCACTTACTACATCCTTCCTGCATTGGTTGATTTCATATTGAGAATCAAAATAAGCTAAGTAGAAATCAATTATCACAAACCATAACGGAGGGGTCTGCGTAAAAAATTAATCCGCGCCTTCGAGAGCAAAGACTTCATTTTCTGTCACTTGGTAATTTCACACTCTTAAGAGCATCTACAAACGGACCTCTCTAACCCATCTCAAACGCCCGGACAAGCCGTCCGGTCGCTGCCTCGTCATGAAATTTGGACCCAGACGGGCCCCTCAAACGCCCGGACTGACCGGCACCCcccatatccagcccaaatatgagATGGATATGGAGGGCGCCCGGTCACGCCCGCCACGTCGGCCTGACGGTGTGGCCCCACACGAAAACGTCCGGAAACCCAGCGGTTCGACGACCGCCACGTCTATCGGCGCGGTGGGAACATCACGCGGCGCCGTTCCGGCTTGCTGTCCAAGACGACATCCGGCTATTTAAGCCGGCCGACGTCCCGCAATCCTAACCCATCCCATTCCCCCTCTCCGCGCCGCTAGTCCGAGCCCTTCCACGTCCTTCCTCTCTCGCTCCAGCGCTTTGCCCACGCTCCGGCACTCCAACATGGTCAGGAGCAAGATCACCTACTATGCCATTGCTGATGCCAGAGCGGTGATACGAGATCCAGCAGTATATCCGGACGAGGGAAGCCGCGCGCGCCGCCCGCATCGCTGTTGGGCTGCCTCCGGACTCGCCGGAGCCGAAGGAGGAGGATGAGCAGCCGGAGAAAGAGGAGGAGATGGCTCCGATGCAAGTGGAGGAGGCGGACGAGCTGGATCAGCAGGTGCCAGCCTTCAACATGGAGCAGGCGGAGACAGAGTTCGTTGTCTCCCAGTCCGACGAGATGGCCGTGCAGCAGGCCATCCTGGAGTCCATCCAGGATGAGGCCTATGTAGAGGCCAACCGGACGTTCCTCCGGCGGCATCAGGCGGAGACCGACACGCTCTTCGACGAGCTCAACGCGAAGATAGAGGCGGAGGAGGCCGGAGCTGCAGCTGCTTCCCATGTTGCCGAAGCCGGGCACAGAGATTGTTGTGATATCCGACTAGGAGTAGATAGGATCGATGTAGTACGTTCTTTAGAAAAGGAGGAAGACCCCGGCATCTGCATCTAGGCGATGCATgcagccactttattaattattctcaaaAGACTTTGCAAAGAAATACAAAAGTAAGTCTGAAGCCACCGTCTAGGCAacatctgtcgctactcctatccagtTGATGTAGAAATGTTGATAGTCCGGGCCTAATACCACAGACCTCGCAGCcaagcctaacatctaagacctaaGGCCTCAACCAAGCCACATGTCGGGTCTGGGGCACACATCGGTCCGGCGGGCTCtcagaggccgccgccgccaaccgccACCACTCCATCTTCGAGCTATATGACGCATCAACCTTGCCCAGTCTAGATGCCCTCGATGCCACCATGGCGCCCAAGGGCACCACCTCCCCGCGCGCGAACAGCTGAGCACGTCGCGGTCGCTACCGGTACACCTCAGCACCATGCCGCCAAGTACCACCAGCCGACACAGCTTGAAGTCTATGGAAGatctgtcgtgcgtagcacctgccgacTAGGCATGACAAAGCGTAGCACTTGTCGATTAGGGATGACTTGATATCTCCAATGAAGCTTCGTGCAAGATgaagccgctccacctcctgcctctgACTTCCAGCGCTGCTCCACAAACGATGCTCCGGAGAAAGAAACGAACCCGTAGTACTGCCGTCGTCCGATCTAGATTACCAAATCTTAGGGTAAACCCTGAAGAAACACGAGTGAGTCGACAGAAGTTACACGACGATGCCTTCATGAAGGTAACGATGCAAGACGCCGCCATCGGCTTGGTTTTCACTGGCAACTCTGTTTCCCCAACTTGCACCCGGGACTAGATGACGGATCTGGAGATCCGACCACCCAGCTTCAGGGCGACCATCTCTGATGGCGAAGGTGGCCACCACCgccacgccctgggccgcagCCCCCGGCGTCCTCGAGTTGTAGGTCGATCCCAGGGACAACAAGCCATTAACGGAACGGTACACGAGGTTGCGGCCCGCCGGAGTCCATCTGGCCCCAGATCAAGCGCCGTCACTGGACCTGCAGccgtacgccgccgccgccccgcacacACTGTCGTAGATCCGGCCATCACAAGTCGCCGCCGTCCTGACCGAAGCGCGGGATGAGGAgaaacgccgccgccgccgctgcagcACACAGGCTTAGCCTGCGATGCCCCCGGCGGCGgcagggggaggaggaggcgccggAGTGAGGGCCGGATTTGCTATATgtggctgtagatgctctaaccAGAGTTTCATTTTTTATTATAAATTCGTATATATATACAAACTCACGCGTGTTGGCACGTCGGTCCGTAGGACGGACAACCCGTGACGGTCGTAGATACCACATTCATGCTCCCGGTCGGCCGGTCCGGGCATACATGCCTCTTCTCCCGTGGCCGAAAACGGAAAAAAACAATAACACCACCACCCCACAGAGAGAGATCAGGGAAGAGGCGACTCAACAACAGTGTGGGTGCGGGCGTGGGTCGGACCGTGCACGCCCACCCTGCGTGGCGCGGCCGGCCCAGCCTGCCCGGGCCGGTCAACGGTCCGCCGCGCACGTCGTGCGTTCCAGTCCCTCCGCACGACGACGGCGGCTAGTCCCGGGGGGCCAGGCTGCTAACCATCCTGGATGGATTTCGCTGCAATAATCCCTCACTTATGAGTTGCCGCAGAGCATTCCGATTCTTTATTACCACCCTCGTTTAATCATCGGCGCTCGGCAAGCAGAGCAGCTGAGGTCCATCCAGATCCAGCCGCACGAGAAAGTTTCAAAGCatctctctcccctctctctctctctgtctcgaGAAGAGTCTTCCTCCTTGGGGGGAGGCAGGCGGCAGGGAAGAAGCAAAGCCCAGCAAGCAAGCAAGCTTCCTTGCTTGCTCCAGATCTGGTCTAGGTCGGAGGAGGAGCGGGAGGGCGCGCTGGGGTCGGCGTCGGAGATGAAGGCGGCGCTGCGGAGCCGGCAGGAGCCGCGGCGGGTCAGCAACGGCGTCATCATCGCCGCCATGCTCCTCTCCCTCTGCGTCCTCAGCATCGTCAAGGCCAGATACTGCTCCACCCCCTTCGGTATGTCTTCTATCTTCTTCTTCCCCCTTCACTtcttgcttctttcttcttcttgggtatggctggatggatggatggatgagAGCTTGGATGTTTTCTTGGGACGGCCGCAGGCAAGCCGGACGACCAGCTCAAGGAGCAGATGAACTCCAGCATCCGGATGGAGACCGACGACGAGCCCACGCCCGCCGCCACCACGGTCGGAGGTGCGCCCCTGTCTTCCGGATCGATTGACCGAGATTGAGTGCTAATTTGGGGGCGAAATGTATGTAGTATGTTGCTCAAGACTCTTCCTTCTTTGCTGGTCAGTGTCAGAGGAGGACGCGGAGGAGGATGTGGAGGAGGACAGCGCCGCCCCGGTGCCCAAGGTCACCGCGGAGAGGGCGGAGAAGACAGCCGTTTTCTCCGGCGCCGGCGCGGGGAGGAAGGATAAGGATAAGGGgcacaacaagaagaagaagccgACCTGCTTCATGACGAGCAAGCGCTCCGAGCGGTGCGAGGCGGCGGGGGACATCCGGGTGGTCGGCAACGCCTCCACCATCTACATCGACTCGCTGGACCGGGAGTGGCGGACCAAGCCGTACGCGCGGTACCACGACCCCGTCGCCATGACCCACGTCCGGGAGTTCCTCCTCAGGCCCTTCCCGGCCGACGCGCCGCCGCCGGCCTGCACCAAGAACCACTCCGTCCCCGGGTTTGTGTTTTCCAACCGCGGCTTCTCCGGCAACCTCTACCACGACTACACGGACGTGCTGGTGCCGCTCTTCCTCAGCACGCGCAGGTTCAACGGCGAGGTGCAGTTCCTGCTCAGCGACCTCAAGCCCTGGTGGGTGGCCAAGTTCCGGCCGCTGTTCCGGCAGCTGTCCAAGTACGAGGTCGTCGACGTGAACAACGACCTGGAGGTGCACTGCCTGCCCCGCATCGTCGTCGGCTCCGACTTCCACAAGGACATGGGCATCGTCCCGTCCAAGGCCGGCGGCGGCGTCTCCATCGTCGACTTCAAGCGCACCCTCCGCGACGCCTTCGGGCTGGAGCGCGCCGCGGCGTCCCGCGGCGGCGCCACGGGcgccggcaagccgcgcctcctCATCATCTCCCGCAAGAACTCGCGGCGGTTCCTCAACGAGCGGGAGATGGCGGCCGCCGCCACGGCCATGGGCTTCGACGTGCGCATCGCGGAGCCCGACCAGCacaccgacatgtccaccttcgcGCGGCTGGTGAACTCGGCGGACGTGATGGTGGGCGTGCACGGCGCCGGGCTGACCAACATGGTGTTCCTCCCCGCGGGGGCCGTGCTGATCCAGGTGGTGCCGTTCGGGGGCCTGGAGTGGCTCACCGGCGTGACCTTCAAGAACCCGGCGGCGGACATGGAGGTGACGTACATGGACTACAACGTGCAGCTGGAGGAGAGCTCGCTGCTGGAGCAGTACCCGCGGAACCACCAGGTGCTGACGGACCCCTACGCCGTGCACAAGCAGGGGTGGGACGCGCTCAAGGCCGCCTACCTGGACAAGCAGAACGTGCGGCTGGACCTGGACAAGTTCAGGGCCACGCTCCGGGACGCGCTCAGCCGGCTGCCGCCGGCGTCGACGCCGGCGGCCTGAGCCTCAGCCCGCCCTGCTCGGCCGCGCCCGTCCCCGGTCCGGTAGATGTAGATCCGTCCGTGCATATCTATCTGCTCTGCTCCATGCCTGCCTCGTTTTGCTTAACTTGATTCTtgatttcttcttttcttcttcttcttcctcttgctcTTCTTCTGGTAAGACCCCATTGACGGCGAGCAAGAACTTGTGGTAACAGAGGATGTTTGGTTCATATCCTTTTGTGATTATTTGCTTCTTATATCAAATTAATTTACAAGAAAAATGCCAAGAACATATAGCTCAAGTGCACTGAGCAGCAGTCGATCCCCTTCTCCATGTTGTCGACCCATGAATCCATGTGATCCTACCATCTTCCACCCCATCTCCATTGATAATGGCGTGCCAGAAACTCAGAATCCTTCGGCTAGCGCCGGAGAAATTTCTTGGTCAtggggggagaggaggaggactgCGACTTGGCGAGCTCCTGCGCCGTGTCAGCTAGCTGGTAAGTAGGTTTGTTTGTCTCGCTCGTTGGAGATGGATGCAGCTGCCGCGGAGTCGTGGAGCGATTTCGTCAGCTGATCGATGTGTTGGTTGATTGTTCGGCGAGTGGAAAGGAGAAAAGAAATCAAAGCTTGGCTGATTCGCCGTGGTTCGTGGGCGCGTCGCTGTCGCCGAACTGGGGAGCTGCCAACTCCGAGCTACCACCGGCCCCGGCCTGCCAGCGTCATCTCGTTGTGACATCGTGTGAGGCGCACGGGCTGCCCGAAGCTTCGGCGGTCTTCTTCTCTTCTCTTATCTTTCCAGGGGAAGAAAGGTCAGCGGCGGCCGGCGTGTCGCCGTCCGGTCACATTTCGCCGTCTGGTTAAAAGGCAGACTGATTCAACGATTTTCTTCTTCTTTCGAGACCGGACCTATTCAAGGAGTATATTCGCGGCCGGACCACTTTAATCTTGTGCACGAGAGTGAAATTTGTTGAGTGGATTGAGAATTAACTTTCATGAGACTGAAATTTACTGTCTTTTTCTTCTCGATACATGTCCTTTTATTAAACTCGAAAATCAAAATACATGTCCTTTTTTTAGAGTAGATCTATTCAACGCGCATAATTCATGGCCGGACCACTAAATCTTGTGCACCAGAGTGAAATTTGTTGTCTGGATTAGAAAATGATTTTCCTAAGATCAAAGTCCATTGCCTCTTCCTTTGATAAATATCAATTTTATTAAACTCAAGATATAGCTTCAGTAGTGATCTAAATGATTTTATATTTTTTCTTACAGACAGAGTACAACGGATAATGAGTGGACATCGTACTTTGCATAATTATTAGGATGTACACAACCAACATTAACAGTCTCACAATGTAAAAAGAAAAGACATAATGGCCGAGGTTTTTTTTTTTAAATGTCTAGGAAAGACATGTGAAAGAGGAGAGATGCATGTGAAAGAGAGGAACAATCTAGTGATTTTTTTACCTGAAGTATAAGGAAAATGCGGAAAATATCCTGTACTTGGGGAATTCCAATTGAGGTCAAGAGACTTGATCATTTAAAGCAAGTACGGGAAAAGTGGAGCAACTTCTTCTTCAATACAAGTGAAATAGTTATCTATTGGAGTACTTACCAACACTTGCATGAACAATGTTCCATTGTGATCAGAAGACTGAACTTCTACGGATAATAGAAAATAACACTTTTGTATTATTGAGCAAGAACTTGTGGTTACAGAGGACGTTTGCTTCATACCCTTTTGTGATTATTTGCTTCGTATATCAAATTAATTTACAAGAAAAACGCCAAGAACATATAGCTCAAGTGCACGGAGCAGCAGACGATCCATGAATCCATGTGTTGCTGCCATCTTCTATCCCCTCTCTAAATCTCCATTGACAACGGCACATCAGAATCCATTGGCTCGCACTGCAGAAATTTCTTGGCCAtggggggagaggaggaggactgCGGCTTGGTGAGC containing:
- the LOC125512723 gene encoding alpha-1,3-arabinosyltransferase XAT2-like; the encoded protein is MKAALRSRQEPRRVSNGVIIAAMLLSLCVLSIVKARYCSTPFGKPDDQLKEQMNSSIRMETDDEPTPAATTVGVSEEDAEEDVEEDSAAPVPKVTAERAEKTAVFSGAGAGRKDKDKGHNKKKKPTCFMTSKRSERCEAAGDIRVVGNASTIYIDSLDREWRTKPYARYHDPVAMTHVREFLLRPFPADAPPPACTKNHSVPGFVFSNRGFSGNLYHDYTDVLVPLFLSTRRFNGEVQFLLSDLKPWWVAKFRPLFRQLSKYEVVDVNNDLEVHCLPRIVVGSDFHKDMGIVPSKAGGGVSIVDFKRTLRDAFGLERAAASRGGATGAGKPRLLIISRKNSRRFLNEREMAAAATAMGFDVRIAEPDQHTDMSTFARLVNSADVMVGVHGAGLTNMVFLPAGAVLIQVVPFGGLEWLTGVTFKNPAADMEVTYMDYNVQLEESSLLEQYPRNHQVLTDPYAVHKQGWDALKAAYLDKQNVRLDLDKFRATLRDALSRLPPASTPAA